In Phragmites australis chromosome 24, lpPhrAust1.1, whole genome shotgun sequence, the following are encoded in one genomic region:
- the LOC133906964 gene encoding cytokinin dehydrogenase 3, with translation MEIAMVCTRVSLLVLILSVCSPYKFIQSPMDFGPLNLLPTTTTASSDFGRILFHSPSAVLKPQSSRDISLLLSFLSSSSLSEVTVAARGAGHSIHGQAQALDGIVVEMCSLPSEIEFYKGGEGEISYADVSGGVMWIELLEQSLKLGLAPRSWTDYLYLTVGGTLSNAGISGQTFKHGPQISNVLQLEVVTGRGEIVTCSPSKDADLFNAVLGGLGQFGIITRARILLQLAPQKVKWVRAFYDDFGTFTKDQELLVSMPDLVDYVEGFIVLNEQSLHSSSIAFPANVDFNPDFGTKSSPKIYYCIEFAVHDYQPKNTKVEKVVEVISRKMSHMASQLYSVEVSYFDFLNRVRMEEVSLRSIGMWEVHHPWLNMFVPKAGISDFKDLLMDNISPDNFEGLILIYPLLRDKWDTNTSVVLPDSGSMDRVMYVVGILRSANPDDGCSHDCLQELLRRHRHIADTAGVRIDAKQYLGHHPTPAGWHRHFGHSWERFAERKIRFDPLHILGPGQGIFPRSNNAVYGS, from the exons ATGGAGATTGCCATGGTCTGCACAAGAGTtagcctcctcgtcctcatcctaTCTGTCTGCTCTCCATACAAGTTCATACAGAGTCCCATGGACTTTGGCCCCTTGAACCTgctccccaccaccaccaccgcatcCAGTGATTTCGGTAGGATACTCTTCCACTCTCCATCTGCAGTGCTGAAGCCTCAGTCCTCAAGGGATATCTCCCTGCTTCTCAGCTTCCTCTCTAGCTCATCTCTAAGCGAAGTCACAGTGGCAGCCAGGGGAGCAGGCCACTCCATTCATGGCCAAGCCCAGGCTCTTGATGGCATTGTGGTGGAGATGTGCTCTTTGCCTTCTGAGATAGAGTtctacaaaggaggagaaggagaaatttCATATGCTGATGTGAGTGGTGGGGTTATGTGGATAGAGCTCCTGGAGCAGAGCTTGAAGCTTGGGCTAGCTCCAAGGTCTTGGACTGACTACCTCTATCTCACTGTTGGTGGGACTCTGTCCAATGCTGGCATCAGTGGGCAGACCTTCAAGCATGGGCCTCAGATTAGCAATGTTCTACAGCTGGAGGTAGTCACAG GCCGCGGGGAGATTGTCACATGCTCACCCAGCAAGGATGCAGATTTATTCAATGCAGTTTTGGGAGGCCTTGGCCAGTTTGGCATCATAACTAGGGCAAGGATCCTGCTGCAGTTGGCTCCACAGAAA GTGAAGTGGGTAAGAGCCTTCTACGATGATTTCGGCACATTCACCAAAGACCAGGAGTTGCTGGTATCAATGCCGGATTTGGTGGACTATGTGGAAGGTTTCATTGTTCTGAATGAACAATCCCTTCACAGCTCCTCCATTGCCTTCCCTGCAAATGTGGACTTCAACCCAGATTTTGGCACCAAGAGCAGCCCTAAGATCTACTACTGTATAGAATTTGCAGTTCACGATTACCAGCCCAAGAACACCAAAGTGGAAAAG GTTGTAGAGGTTATCTCAAGGAAGATGAGCCACATGGCGTCCCAGCTGTACAGTGTGGAGGTGTCCTACTTCGATTTTCTCAATCGGGTCAGGATGGAGGAGGTGAGCCTAAGGAGTATCGGGATGTGGGAGGTACACCATCCATGGCTCAACATGTTTGTGCCAAAGGCTGGGATCAGTGACTTCAAGGACCTGCTCATGGACAACATCTCACCAGATAACTTTGAGGGCCTCATCCTCATCTACCCACTCCTCAGAGACAA GTGGGACACCAACACATCGGTTGTGCTACCGGATTCCGGGTCCATGGACCGGGTAATGTACGTGGTTGGCATCCTCCGATCCGCAAACCCTGATGATGGCTGCTCCCACGACTGCCTCCAAGAGCTTCTCCGCCGTCACCGCCATATAGCCGACACCGCCGGAGTGCGCATCGATGCAAAGCAGTACTTGGGTCACCACCCGACTCCGGCTGGCTGGCACCGGCACTTTGGCCATAGCTGGGAGCGGTTCGCGGAGCGCAAAATTCGGTTCGACCCGCTACACATCCTGGGGCCAGGCCAAGGCATATTCCCCAGGAGCAACAATGCAGTGTATGGAAGCTAG
- the LOC133906901 gene encoding uncharacterized protein LOC133906901, which translates to MARFLLTPAWLVPITVGDPQATLLNLGCSQYNATTAATFIAGSPPSTPHSPTSAPTSPLATEPRAASPSFAMAQCHPYVIVGGYVACFDAAAARLRAANGGRAILDGCVLRYEGSLLRSDHAPGKHAALQRLRHARRRLRRRGAGAGRRPRAQCLKVATGTSMAAHQSGFSLGLEAI; encoded by the exons ATGGCTCGCTTCCTGCTCACACCGGCATGGCTGGTCCCAATCACCGTCGGCGACCCGCAGGCCACGCTGCTCAACCTGGGGTGCAGCCAGTACAACGCCACGACCGCGGCCACCTTCATCGCCGGTTCGCCGCCCTCAACTCCACATTCGCCGACCTCCGCGCCAACCTCTCCTCTGGCGACGGAGccgcgcgccgcctccccgtcgTTCGCGATGGCGCAGTGCCACCCCTACGTCATCGTAGGCGGCTACGTTGCGTGcttcgacgccgccgccgcgcgcctccGCGCCGCCAACGGCGGGCGCGCCATCCTCGACGGCTGCGTGCTCCGCTACGAGGGCAGCCTTCTTCGATCAGACCACGCTCCCGGGAAACACGCAGCTCTGCAACGGCTCCGCCATGCCCGGCGGCGGCTTCGCCGACGCGGCGCGGGCGCTGGTCGGCGACCTCGAGCGCAGTGCCTGAAGGTGGCGACGGGAACATCGATGGCTGCCCATCAATCTGGATTTTCTCTTG GCCTGGAAGCTATATGA